One segment of Triticum aestivum cultivar Chinese Spring chromosome 2A, IWGSC CS RefSeq v2.1, whole genome shotgun sequence DNA contains the following:
- the LOC123187566 gene encoding probable GTP-binding protein OBGC1, chloroplastic — protein sequence MAPAAVAAAAFPFRLFSAEAARRTAKGGRGKRGSARPVKSPPLPPALSSANVIGRSATTFTRLPLRDAAPESAEVPLERFPTAPGSPERAAPALPRGIVQRLGVEQDDEDEDGEVGLGRRGDTAVRRLPLRDSKGGGERAAVGQFDARAARRGLNNGRAISRQMVEHPGDEEEEEEEFVVTRLDIFEGSKGRKARAVPPEELDEDDGAVVFDPDYGVDSDDEDDEEFVTAANEWSPAGDAIASAKLDELEYDGEDDDDAEVVVYHPDDDEEELEEEEVGVFEGSAHDDDEGEEAEGEVKEKGVPAVMRCFDTARIYSKAGDGGNGVVAFRREKYVPHGGPSGGDGGRGGNVYVEVDGDMNSLLPFRKSLHYRAGRGAHGQGSQMAGAKGEDVVVKVPPGTVVRSAAGDIELLELMKPGQRALLLPGGRGGRGNAAFKTGTNKVPRIAEKGEKGPEMWLDLELKLVADVGIVGAPNAGKSTLLSAISAAKPTIANYPFTTLLPNLGVVSLDFDATMVVADLPGLLEGAHRGYGLGHEFLRHSERCSVLVHVVDGSGEQPEYEYEAVRLELELFSPALVDKPYIVVYNKMDLPEASDRWNSFREKLQAQGFEPYCISALNRQGTQDVVYSAYKILQKERRRVKEVEEWNNTQNLNHVADAIKRERSSAMNDFEIVHDKGANTWTVVGAGIERFVQMTNWDYTESLKRFQHVLEACGVNKTLVKLGVKEGDTVVIGEMEMFWNEEPKRVAARTMISREDDAVRWPKFS from the exons ATggcgccggccgccgtcgccgccgcggcctTCCCCTTCCGCCTCTTCTCCGCCGAGGCCGCCCGCCGGACCGCGAAGGGCGGCCGGGGCAAGCGCGGCTCCGCCAGGCCCGTCAAGTCCCCTCCGCTTCCCCCCGCCTTGTCGTCCGCGAACGTCATCGGCCGCAGCGCGACCACGTTCACCCGCCTCCCTCTCCGCGACGCCGCCCCCGAGTCCGCGGAGGTCCCCCTCGAGCGGTTCCCGACCGCGCCGGGCAGCCCCGAGCGCGCAGCCCCCGCATTGCCGCGCGGGATTGTCCAGCGGTTGGGCGTGGAGCAGGACGACGAGGATGAGGATGGAGAGGTGGGCCTCGGCCGCCGTGGGGATACCGCCGTCCGCCGGCTGCCTCTGCGAGACTCGAAGGGTGGCGGCGAGCGGGCCGCAGTCGGGCAATTCGATGCGCGCGCGGCCAGGAGGGGCCTGAATAATGGTCGCGCCATCTCGCGTCAAATGGTCGAACACCctggggacgaggaggaggaggaggaggagttcgtcGTCACCCGCTTGGACATCTTCGAGGGCAGTAAGGGGAGGAAAGCTCGGGCTGTTCCGCCCGAGGAGCTCGACGAGGACGATGGCGCCGTCGTGTTCGACCCGGACTACGGCGTCGAcagcgacgacgaagacgacgaggAATTCGTCACGGCGGCAAACGAGTGGTCTCCAGCAGGCGACGCGATTGCAAGCGCGAAGCTCGACGAGCTGGAGTACGAcggggaggacgacgacgacgcggaGGTTGTGGTGTACCAcccagacgacgacgaggaagagttggaggaggaggaggtcggcgtGTTTGAGGGCAGCGCCCACGACGACGACGAAGGGGAGGAAGCGGAGGGGGAGGTGAAGGAGAAGGGGGTGCCCGCCGTGATGCGGTGCTTCGACACGGCCAGGATATACTCCAAGGCCGGCGACGGCGGCAACGGCGTGGTGGCCTTCCGGCGCGAGAAGTACGTGCCGCACGGCGGgccgtcgggcggcgacggcggccgcggGGGCAACGTGTACGTGGAGGTGGACGGGGACATGAACTCGCTGCTGCCGTTCCGCAAGTCGCTGCACTACCGCGCCGGCCGTGGCGCGCACGGCCAGGGGTCGCAGATGGCCGGAGCCAAGGGCGAGGACGTCGTGGTGAAGGTGCCGCCTGGAACGGTGGTCCGGTCGGCCGCCGGCGACATAGAGCTCCTCGAGCTGATGAAGCCCGGGCAGCGAGCGCTGCTCCTCCCCGGTGGCCGCGGCGGCCGTGGCAACGCCGCGTTCAAGACGGGGACAAACAAGGTGCCCAGGATTGCAGAGAAGGGGGAGAAAGGCCCTGAAAT GTGGCTTGATTTGGAGCTAAAGTTGGTTGCTGATGTGGGAATTGTAGGAGCTCCAAATGCTGGAAAGAGCACTCTTTTGAGTGCTATTAGTGCTGCCAAGCCAACTATAGCCAACTACCCCTTTACCACATTGCTACCAAATCTTGGAGTAGTCTCATTAGATTTTGATGCTACGATGGTAGTTGCAGACCTTCCTGGCTTGCTGGAAGGTGCTCATCGTGGGTATGGTTTGGGCCATGAGTTTTTAAGACACAGTGAGAGATGTTCAGTCTTG GTGCATGTAGTTGATGGTTCAGGAGAACAACCAGAATATGAGTACGAGGCTGTCCGTTTGGAACTGGAGTTATTTAGCCCAGCTTTGGTTGACAAACCTTATATAGTGGTGTACAATAAGATGGATCTTCCAGAGGCATCTGACAGATGGAATTCGTTCAGGGAAAAGCTACAGGCTCAAGGTTTTGAACCTTACTGCATTAGTGCATTAAACAGACAAGGAACACAAGATGTTGTTTATTCTGCCTACAAGATTCTACAGAAAGAGAGGCGAAGGGTGAAAGAAGTCGAAG AATGGAATAACACTCAAAATCTGAATCATGTGGCCGATGCAATAAAACGGGAAAGGAGTTCTGCCATGAATGATTTTGAGATTGTTCATGACAAGGGCGCAAATACATGGACTGTTGTTGGAGCCGGAATTGAACGGTTTGTTCAGATGACCAATTGGGA TTACACGGAGTCCTTGAAAAGATTCCAGCATGTTTTGGAGGCATGCGGTGTCAACAAAACTCTTGTCAAACTTGGAGTTAAGGAGGGCGATACGGTAGTTATTGGTGAG ATGGAAATGTTTTGGAACGAAGAGCCCAAGCGGGTCGCGGCGAGGACGATGATCTCAAGAGAAGACGATGCTGTTAGATGGCCTAAATTCAGTTAG
- the LOC123187567 gene encoding uncharacterized protein: protein MITGELSMAALLPCARVALAPSVSVAGSIGSSSLRWTLPVPSLRRRGSPTLKHVVRASKGAADQPDPPADPEGDGGDEEENPKMVNAEEIYAELEKFKEEYAAKKGLPYKKRDMTDEMFYNEKWKIYKYIREMISSNPSILHVETALSQELCIQAGDALDLAKNIVYSASYRLKRPSEISVNTTEQMVRIYASTFMKTAEDVYHGKTNTATLCYYLDALGGLAAISHILFVDTLDAVNDVLLEDGKPKHSPDVDAEAAYRRFEQKLSLPERKVWARGLLFKPCEILEQIVCPATKHTRQFIAQMIRLRKDALNQVPDEHKIRSDRL from the exons ATGATCACCGGAGAGCTGTCCATGGCCGCCCTCCTACCTTGCGCCCGCGTCGCTCTGGCGCCGTCCGTCTCCGTCGCCGGCAGCATTGGCAGCTCGTCGCTGCGCTGGACCCTGCCCGTCCCCTCGCTGCGCCGGCGCGGCAGCCCGACGCTCAAGCACGTGGTACGCGCCAGCAAGGGCGCCGCGGATCAGCCCGACCCGCCCGCAGACCCGGAgggggacggcggcgacgaggaggaAAACCCCAAG ATGGTGAACGCCGAAGAGATTTATGCAGAACTCGAGAAGTTCAAAGAGGAGTATGCAGCAAAGAAGGGTCTTCCTTACAAAAAAAGAGATATG ACTGATGAGATGTTCTACAACGAGAAGTGGAAAATATATAAGTATATTCGGGAGATGATTTCTTCCAATCCAAGCATTTTG CATGTGGAAACCGCCCTGTCTCAGGAACTGTGCATCCAGGCTGGTGACGCTCTGGATTTGGCTAAAAATATCGTG TATAGTGCATCTTACAGGCTCAAGCGGCCAAGTGAAATTTCCGTGAATACAACGGAGCAG ATGGTTCGGATCTATGCTTCCACCTTCATGAAAACCGCCGAGGACGTCTACCATGGGAAGACCAACACGGCAACCCTCTGTTATTATCTCGACGCTCTCGGAGGTTTGGCTGCGATCAGCCACATCTTATTCGTCGACACTCTAGACGCCGTAAACGATGTACTGCTCGAAGACGGTAAACCGAAGCACAGCCCCGACGTCGACGCAGAGGCTGCTTACCGCAGGTTTGAGCAGAAACTGTCTCTTCCGGAGCGGAAGGTTTGGGCGAGGGGTTTACTGTTCAAACCATGCGAG ATTCTGGAGCAGATAGTCTGCCCTGCGACGAAGCACACGAGGCAGTTCATTGCACAGATGATTCGGCTGCGCAAGGATGCGCTGAACCAAGTCCCAG ATGAGCACAAAATTCGATCGGACCGGCTCTGA